Proteins co-encoded in one Corylus avellana chromosome ca9, CavTom2PMs-1.0 genomic window:
- the LOC132161656 gene encoding LOW QUALITY PROTEIN: late embryogenesis abundant protein At3g53040-like (The sequence of the model RefSeq protein was modified relative to this genomic sequence to represent the inferred CDS: inserted 1 base in 1 codon): MASAREFKEKRAEAAAKLAASDLEEINREREESQQQEERPGVIGSVLKAVHETYEHAKETVVGKSEETAETTRESAENAAEKAGENKDSAAEKAREAKETTKEKAEEYKKYAAEKAKETKDSALGKAGEYKECAGEKANETKDYSAEKAKEGKDTXLGGLKESAADAARRATGFLSGKKEEAMQKTEETKETTKEKLSEAEEEARRTVEELKVRGGEEYKDDADRGSSAAKVGVDVEETRPGYIAAKLKEADQVSGQTFNDPGRIDDEGVIRLDRQGKM, encoded by the exons atggcGTCTGCGAGGGAATTCAAGGAAAAGAGAGCCGAGGCCGCCGCGAAGCTTGCGGCGTCGGATCTCGAAGAGATTaacagagagagggaggagtCTCAGCAGCAAGAAGAGAGGCCCGGTGTTATTGGGTCTGTGCTGAAGGCAGTTCATGAAACGTACGAGCATGCGAAGGAAACTGTTGTTGGGAAGAGCGAGGAAACTGCGGAGACGACAAGGGAAAGCGCAGAGAATGCCGCCGAGAAAGCAGGGGAGAATAAAGACAGTGCGGCGGAGAAGGCGAGGGAGGCGAAGGAGACGACGAAGGAAAAGGCGGAAGAGTACAAGAAGTATGCAGCGGAGAAGGCAAAGGAGACGAAAGACTCGGCATTGGGAAAGGCGGGGGAGTACAAGGAGTGTGCGGGGGAGAAGGCAAATGAGACAAAGGATTACAGTGCTGAGAAAGCAAAAGAGGGGAAGGATA AGCTTGGGGGGCTGAAAGAGTCGGCTGCTGATGCTGCTCGAAGAGCCACGGGTTTCTTGTCTggaaagaaagaggaagccATGCAGAAGACGGAAGAAACCAAAGAGACAaccaag GAAAAGTTGAGCGAAGCGGAGGAGGAAGCTCGGCGGACGGTGGAAGAGTTGAAGGTGCGAGGTGGCGAGGAGTACAAGGATGATGCTGATAG GGGGAGTAGTGCGGCGAAGGTTGGGGTGGATGTGGAAGAGACCCGGCCGGGATATATAGCTGCGAAGCTGAAAGAGGCTGACCAGGTGTCCGGCCAGACTTTCAACGATCCGGGTCGCATAGATGATGAGGGCGTCATACGTTTGGACCGCCAGGGCAAGATGTGA
- the LOC132191838 gene encoding sulfite exporter TauE/SafE family protein 4, whose product MATRGFVLYLLSGFSVAILSVLFISDFSGYNPDYSPNSALLHSSSYGSSTDAVWPELECNWRLVVVTLIGFLGSACGTVGGVGGGGIFVPMLTLIVGFDTKSAAALSKCMIMGASVSSVWYNIRVPHPTKEVPILDYDLALLFQPMLMLGITIGVALSVVFPYWLITVLIIILFMGTSSRSFFKGLEMWKEETILKKEMVNRQETVVNSRGELLIDTQYEPLIPREEKSPMQLLCFNLRWKMISVLLLLWVAFLALQIIKNDVEVCSAWYWVLFCLQFPIALGVFGYESVKLYKEQKKRMSTGNTECICEASIEWTAVHIAFCSLCGILGGTVGGLLGSGGGFILGPLLLEIGVIPQVASATATFVMMFSSSLSVVEFYLLKRFPIPYAVYLTLVSVCAGFWGQFLIRKMITILKRASLIVFILSGVIFASAITMGVVGIETSLEMIRNHEFMGFLGFCSSQ is encoded by the exons ATGGCGACAAGGGGATTCGTGCTCTATCTCCTTTCTGGTTTCTCTGTGGCTATTCTCTCTGTCCTGTTTATCAGCGACTTTAGCGGTTATAATCCAGACTATTCTCCGAACTCCGCGCTGCTCCACTCCTCCTCGTATGGATCCAGCACCGATGCTGTTTGGCCC GAATTAGAGTGTAATTGGAGACTTGTTGTGGTGACTCTGATTGGATTTCTGGGATCCGCTTGTGGAACTGTGGGCGGTGTGGGAGGGGGAGGCATTTTTGTTCCCATGCTTACTTTGATTGTTGGATTTGATACCAAGTCTGCTGCTGCGCTTTCTAAAT GTATGATAATGGGGGCATCGGTATCATCAGTTTGGTACAATATAAGAGTTCCACATCCAACAAAGGAAGTGCCAATCCTAGACTACGATCTTGCCCTTCTCTTCCAGCCTATGCTTATGCTTGGGATCACCATCGGCGTGGCGCTTAGTGTTGTCTTCCCATACTGGCTTATCACTGTTCtcatcatcatcctcttcaTGG GGACCTCGTCAAGGTCCTTTTTCAAGGGACTCGAGATGTGGAAGGAAGAGACTATTTTGAAG aaAGAAATGGTCAATCGACAAGAAACAGTGGTTAACTCTCGTGGCGAAC TTCTGATTGATACACAGTATGAACCGTTAATACCTAGAGAAGAGAAATCTCCAATG CAATTATTATGTTTCAACCTTAGGTGGAAAATGATTTCTGTTCTACTACTTTTATGGGTTGCCTTCCTCGCCTTGCAGATCATCAAG AATGATGTAGAGGTTTGCAGTGCATGGTATTGGGTGCTGTTCTGCCTGCAG TTTCCCATTGCACTTGGGGTGTTTGGATATGAATCAGTGAAGCTATACAAAGAACAGAAGAAGAGGATGAGCACCGGCAACACAGAATGCATTTGCGAGGCTTCCATCGAATGGACTGCTGTCCACATTGCCTTCTGTTCACTCTGTGGTATCCTAGGAGGCACTGTCGGGGGCCTTCTTGGTTCCGGCGGTGGATTCATTCTAGGCCCCCTTCTCCTAGAGATTGGAGTCATCCCCCAG GTTGCGAGTGCGACAGCAACATTTGTGATGATGTTCTCGTCGTCCTTATCCGTAGTGGAATTCTACCTGCTCAAGAGGTTCCCTATTCCctacg CTGTATACCTGACGTTGGTGTCTGTTTGTGCTGGCTTCTGGGGGCAGTTCCTTATAAGAAAAATGATCACAATTCTTAAGAGGGCATCTCTTATTGTATTCATTCTCTCTGGTGTCATCTTTGCTAGCGCTATCACAATGG GGGTCGTTGGTATTGAGACTAGCCTGGAAATGATACGCAACCATGAGTTCATGGGATTTTTAGGGTTCTGTAGCAGTCAGTGA
- the LOC132161875 gene encoding uncharacterized protein LOC132161875, with amino-acid sequence MEREEKKKQQRCSSEDGSCESSDYTSEDEGTEDYRRGGYHAVRVGDTFKSGRYVVQSKLGWGHFSTVWLAWDTRFSRYVALKVQKSAQHYTEAAMDEITILQQIAEGDPDDKKCVVKLLDHFKHSGPNGQHVCMVFEYLGDNLLTLIKYSEYRGMPIHRVKEICFHILAGLDYLHRQLSIIHTDLKPENILLMSMIDPSKDPRKSGASLILPNSKDKSALESAVGKDIKTLNGDLTKNQKKKIRRKAKRAAQGCADKEVSVEADADPESSSAVESSPSAKLNVGSVEDHPNSSAGTNRLSDADGTKGTGLGNQASKRGNRSNRQKLLASVELKCKLVDFGNACWTYKQFTNDIQTRQYRCPEVILGSKYSTSADLWSFACICFELATGDVLFDPHSGDNFDRDEDHLALMMELLGMMPRKIALGGRYSRDFFNRYGDLRHIRRLRFWPLNKVLVEKYEFSEQDANDMTDFLIQILDFVPEKRPTAAQCLLHPWINAGPRLLEPSIPSNENHAAESVVSEKKKREKDEREAMEVGMGNIAINSDCKQVKDKPSKVASGSSSR; translated from the exons ATGGAAagggaggagaagaagaagcagcaACGTTGTTCTTCGGAGGATGGGAGTTGCGAGAGCAGCGATTACACGTCGGAGGACGAAGGCACGGAGGACTACAGGCGTGGAGGGTACCACGCGGTGCGAGTCGGCGATACGTTCAAGAGCGGTCGCTATGTCGTCCAGAGCAAGCTTGGCTGGGGCCATTTCTCCACCGTCTGGCTCGCTTGGGACACCCGCTTTTcg CGATATGTAGCTCTGAAAGTGCAAAAGAGTGCCCAACATTACACTGAGGCGGCCATGGATGAGATAACCATCCTGCAGCAAATTGCTGAAGGTGACCCAGATGATAAAAAGTGTGTAGTGAAGCTTTTGGATCATTTCAAGCATTCGGGTCCCAATGGGCAGCATGTTTGTATGGTTTTTGAGTACTTAGGAGATAATCTTTTGACCCTTATAAAATATAGTGAATACCGGGGTATGCCCATTCATAGGGTGAAGGagatttgttttcatattttggcGGGGTTGGATTACTTGCATAGACAACTCTCTATCATACACACTGATTTGAAGCCAGAAAATATATTGCTAATGTCAATGATAGACCCTTCTAAGGATCCCAGAAAGTCAGGTGCTTCACTCATTCTTCCAAATAGTAAGGATAAGTCTGCATTGGAGTCTGCAGTTGGGAAGGACATCAAGACATTAAATGGGGATTTGACTAAGAACCAGAAGAAAAAGATTCGAAGAAAGGCTAAGCGAGCGGCTCAGGGTTGTGCGGACAAGGAAGTTTCTGTGGAAGCGGATGCAGATCCAGAATCATCTAGTGCTGTGGAGTCTTCTCCTAGTGCGAAATTGAATGTGGGTTCTGTAGAAGACCATCCTAATAGTTCTGCCGGGACAAATAGATTGTCAGATGCTGATGGAACGAAGGGCACTGGGCTAGGAAATCAGGCTAGTAAGAGAGGAAACCGCTCCAATAGGCAGAAGCTGTTGGCATCAGTTGAACTCAAGTGCAAGTTGGTCGATTTTGGGAATGCATGTTGGACGTACAAACAGTTCACGAACGACATTCAGACAAGACAGTATAGGTGTCCAGAGGTGATCCTTGGATCTAAATATTCTACTTCAGCCGATCTTTGGTCCTTTGCTTGCATTTGTTTTGAACTTGCAACTGGTGATGTACTCTTTGATCCTCATAGTGGCGACAACTTTGATAGGGATGAG GATCACTTGGCATTAATGATGGAGCTTCTTGGAATGATGCCACGCAAG ATTGCCTTAGGTGGCCGCTATTCCCGGGATTTCTTCAACAGATATGGCGATTTAAGGCACATCCGTCGGTTGCGTTTCTGGCCGCTGAACAAGGTTCTTGTAGAGAAGTACGAGTTCAGCGAGCAAGATGCAAATGACATGACTGATTTCCTGATTCAAATCCTTGATTTTGTCCCTGAGAAACGGCCCACTGCAGCTCAGTGCCTCCTTCATCCATGGATCAATGCAGGACCTCGCCTCTTGGAGCCATCTATTCCTTCTAATGAAAACCATGCAGCGGAAAGTGTCGTTtctgagaaaaagaagagggagaaggATGAAAGGGAAGCAATGGAGGTTGGTATGGGGAACATTGCCATCAACTCAGATTGTAAACAAGTCAAAGATAAACCTTCTAAGGTAGCCTCTGGTAGTTCATCTAGGTAG